A region of Reichenbachiella carrageenanivorans DNA encodes the following proteins:
- a CDS encoding DUF481 domain-containing protein has protein sequence MKNNQVLIGEIKVLENGVMTVETEYSEDDFTIDWSDVKSMKTETDFIIMLSHKYRFNGTISPDPNNEDYLIIYPDQGSKMFAKSLDIVYLKSLEAGFWDRVSANIDAGFSLTKASNTKQVTVSGAVSYLYTRLNIDSYINTLYNVVQDTIATSRNNYGANIKVFFNRSWYILGASDFLKSDEQNLALRTTIQSGAGRNIVRNHKMYLVSAVGFALNTERYDHEEQVSEQSIETFGEVELNIYGIKNVRLSSKFQYFASITEENRNRVNLTLDSKFDLPKDFYIGGNITYNFDSKDDTEGAKSDYVVKSTVGWSF, from the coding sequence ATGAAAAACAATCAGGTTTTGATTGGAGAAATAAAAGTGCTCGAAAACGGTGTAATGACTGTAGAGACAGAATACAGCGAAGATGATTTTACCATCGATTGGAGCGATGTAAAATCAATGAAAACAGAAACCGATTTCATTATTATGCTTTCGCATAAATATAGATTCAACGGAACCATATCCCCCGACCCAAACAACGAAGACTATCTGATTATCTACCCAGATCAAGGATCAAAGATGTTTGCCAAATCTTTAGATATCGTATATCTCAAATCTCTGGAAGCAGGTTTTTGGGACAGGGTTTCAGCCAATATTGACGCAGGGTTTTCATTAACCAAAGCAAGTAATACTAAGCAAGTAACTGTATCAGGTGCAGTTTCCTATCTGTATACAAGACTCAATATAGACTCCTATATAAACACGCTATACAACGTGGTGCAAGACACCATTGCAACCAGCAGAAATAACTACGGTGCCAATATTAAGGTCTTTTTTAATCGAAGCTGGTATATCCTTGGCGCATCAGACTTCCTGAAAAGTGACGAACAAAACCTCGCCCTTCGTACGACTATACAATCGGGAGCTGGCCGCAACATCGTAAGAAACCACAAAATGTACCTCGTCAGTGCAGTAGGGTTTGCTTTAAACACAGAGCGATATGATCATGAAGAACAAGTATCTGAACAAAGTATTGAAACCTTTGGAGAAGTAGAACTAAACATATATGGTATCAAAAATGTAAGGTTAAGCTCTAAATTTCAATACTTTGCTAGTATAACTGAGGAAAACAGAAACCGAGTCAACCTAACCCTTGATTCCAAATTTGACCTACCAAAAGATTTTTATATTGGAGGTAATATAACCTACAACTTTGACTCAAAGGATGATACTGAAGGTGCCAAGTCCGACTATGTTGTGAAAAGCACTGTTGGTTGGAGTTTTTAG
- a CDS encoding ABC-F family ATP-binding cassette domain-containing protein — MISVNNVSLQYGKRILFDEVNIKFTQGNCYGVIGANGAGKSTFLKILSGEIAPNSGQVVLDPGKRLAVLSQNHHAFDEETAIHTVMQGHTELWSIMQEKDALYAKPDFSDADGIRTSELEEKFAEMDGWNAEPDAAALLSGLGIVEDDHYRLMKDLNGNQKVRVLLAQALFGNPDVLILDEPTNDLDITTISWLEDFLLEFKNTVIVVSHDRHFLDTVCTHTADIDFSAINIFTGNYSFWYESSQLALSQRSSANKKAEEKKKELQEFIARFSANAAKSKQATSRKKLLEKINIEEIKPSSRRYPAIIFNQNREAGDQILEVKGLSKSLDGKPLFANLDFFVNKGDKIAFLAKDGLATTALFKILNEEMKADGGEYKFGQTITKAFLPNENAEFFKEKINLIDWLRQYSEGEKDEVYIRGFLGKMLFSGEETFKTCNVLSGGEKVRCMLSKMMLAGGNVLILDEPTNHLDLESIQAFNNALKDFPGTVLFTSHDHEFVQTVANRIIELKPDGYVDKLSTFDEYMSSISAAQ; from the coding sequence TCAACATCAAATTCACTCAAGGCAATTGTTATGGGGTGATCGGCGCTAATGGCGCAGGTAAATCCACTTTCCTAAAAATCTTATCTGGCGAAATTGCACCCAACTCTGGACAAGTCGTACTGGACCCAGGGAAAAGATTGGCCGTATTGTCTCAAAATCACCATGCTTTTGACGAAGAGACAGCCATTCATACTGTCATGCAAGGCCACACCGAGTTATGGTCGATCATGCAAGAAAAAGACGCACTTTATGCCAAGCCTGACTTTTCTGATGCTGACGGTATTCGCACCTCCGAACTCGAAGAAAAATTTGCAGAGATGGACGGATGGAATGCCGAACCCGATGCAGCAGCACTTTTGAGTGGTTTGGGCATTGTAGAAGATGATCATTATCGTCTGATGAAAGACCTAAACGGCAACCAAAAAGTACGTGTATTATTGGCACAAGCCCTATTCGGCAACCCTGATGTACTGATCCTCGATGAGCCTACAAACGACCTGGACATTACGACCATTTCATGGTTAGAAGATTTCTTATTAGAATTTAAAAATACAGTGATCGTAGTGTCTCACGACAGGCACTTTTTGGATACAGTGTGTACGCACACGGCAGACATCGATTTCAGTGCGATCAACATCTTCACAGGCAACTACAGTTTCTGGTATGAGTCTAGTCAATTGGCCTTAAGCCAAAGAAGTTCGGCTAACAAAAAAGCAGAAGAGAAGAAAAAAGAACTGCAAGAATTTATTGCCAGATTTAGTGCTAATGCTGCAAAATCTAAGCAGGCTACCTCAAGAAAGAAATTGCTGGAAAAAATCAACATCGAAGAAATCAAACCATCATCGAGAAGATACCCAGCCATCATTTTCAACCAAAATAGAGAAGCTGGCGATCAGATTCTTGAAGTAAAAGGCCTTTCTAAATCATTGGATGGCAAACCCCTTTTTGCCAACCTAGATTTCTTTGTGAATAAAGGCGACAAAATTGCATTTTTAGCCAAAGACGGATTGGCAACTACTGCGCTATTCAAAATCTTGAATGAAGAAATGAAAGCCGATGGAGGCGAATACAAGTTCGGGCAAACCATCACCAAGGCATTCTTACCCAATGAAAATGCTGAGTTTTTCAAAGAAAAAATAAATCTGATCGACTGGCTCAGACAGTACTCAGAAGGCGAAAAAGACGAGGTATATATTAGAGGTTTTTTAGGTAAAATGCTTTTCTCTGGAGAGGAAACCTTCAAAACATGCAACGTCCTCTCTGGAGGTGAAAAAGTACGCTGTATGCTCTCTAAAATGATGCTAGCTGGCGGCAACGTATTGATCCTAGACGAGCCTACCAACCACCTCGATCTGGAATCTATCCAAGCCTTCAACAATGCGTTGAAAGACTTCCCTGGCACCGTACTATTCACGTCTCATGACCATGAGTTTGTACAAACTGTTGCCAACAGAATTATCGAATTGAAACCCGATGGCTATGTGGACAAACTCAGCACGTTCGACGAATATATGAGCAGTATCTCTGCAGCACAATAG
- a CDS encoding DUF481 domain-containing protein, whose translation MKYYLLPLILFFAFFQLKAQDTVELSNGDKIVGSVKQLNNGVLEIETPYSESNFMMDWESVVNFTSTSTYMINMANGKRITGQITMKEGSITILTDEGETMQYNHLQMVYLKSVNSGFWDRISLSLDGGYTLSKANDNKQLTLRGNASYLSEKINPDVYFNFVNSKLDDGTSQISTKRNNYGANLRVFFVRSWFGIAGADYLTNDEQSLELRSTYKIGVGNFLIRNHKMYLSTSLGSAWNNENYDIQDQENLSTTEGYLSIDYQAFGLSDFTATTGVQAFHGLNDSNRTRINFNIDLKFDLPKDFYIGAGYTLNYDSNPQVDDIPNSDYVIQTTVGWSL comes from the coding sequence ATGAAGTATTACCTTTTACCCCTTATATTATTTTTCGCCTTTTTCCAATTGAAAGCTCAAGACACTGTAGAGTTAAGTAACGGAGATAAAATAGTAGGAAGTGTAAAACAACTAAACAATGGGGTACTTGAAATAGAAACCCCCTACAGCGAATCTAATTTCATGATGGACTGGGAGTCTGTAGTCAATTTTACATCTACAAGCACTTACATGATAAACATGGCCAATGGCAAGAGAATCACTGGTCAAATCACCATGAAGGAAGGAAGCATCACGATTCTAACAGACGAAGGTGAGACCATGCAATACAATCACTTACAAATGGTTTATCTCAAATCTGTCAATAGCGGCTTTTGGGATCGTATCAGTCTCTCTTTGGATGGTGGCTACACACTTTCAAAAGCCAATGATAACAAACAACTAACCCTGAGAGGCAATGCTTCTTATTTGTCCGAAAAGATAAATCCAGATGTTTATTTCAATTTTGTAAACAGCAAACTAGACGATGGCACAAGTCAGATCTCCACTAAAAGAAATAACTATGGAGCTAACCTGAGAGTCTTTTTTGTACGATCATGGTTTGGTATAGCTGGTGCCGACTACCTGACCAACGATGAGCAATCGCTTGAACTTCGAAGCACATACAAAATTGGGGTTGGTAATTTTCTGATTCGAAATCACAAAATGTACCTTTCCACTTCTCTAGGCTCCGCTTGGAACAATGAAAATTACGATATTCAAGATCAAGAAAACCTATCTACGACTGAGGGTTACCTCAGCATAGACTATCAAGCCTTCGGCTTGAGCGACTTTACGGCCACCACAGGTGTACAAGCCTTTCATGGTCTCAACGACTCGAACCGAACCCGTATCAATTTCAACATTGATTTGAAATTTGACCTGCCAAAGGATTTTTATATCGGTGCTGGCTACACCCTAAACTACGACAGTAACCCTCAAGTTGACGACATACCAAACAGTGATTATGTGATACAAACTACCGTAGGCTGGAGTTTGTAA
- a CDS encoding carbohydrate binding family 9 domain-containing protein encodes MIQKLLTIIFMACIVLPSFGQDLVYRIQKTDVTISVDGVLNEPVWQSTDIAQGFNQYFPNDSSTANSQTEVRLAYDDQFLYFSAKMYNQSDNRKYVVPSLRRDFEGDAIDGISLIFDTFQDNTNAFQFGVNSYGVQREGLIAGGFGDTSWSWDNKWYAEAKQYSGYWVAEGAIPFKSIRFKEGKDQWNINFYRLDSEAGEQSTWQKIPRNYDINSLAFMGILQWDQPLEKPGSNISIIPYTATEISRDYQNSQQNGSISKVNFGGDAKIAIGSGLNLDLTVNPDFSQVEVDQQVTNLDRFELFFPEKRQFFLENADLFANFGHPYYARTFFSRRIGIVNDTINDLIRPNKILYGARLSGKLDNNWRVGLLNMQTEAIEDINLPGFNYSVAALQRKVFARSNIGAIFVNKQSFDAPNDNPDFAPDHYNRVLGFDYNLASADNKWVGKTMYQQSWDSDSVDGGDYAHSFWLAYQGRKWRVEWAHTAVGENFNAEVGFVPRNGLFRIENIAARNFYPTRGAINFHQTQVVMETLWGDTEPTRQRVKSDQMIRLDEYFQFQNTSQLNASLRRQYTYLLDPFDPTNTDGQELSKDSQYTYHYLWMQYDSDLRKKLTYSVVGQLGEYFNGYRYRLGGDLSYRIQPFAAFNININYNKLNMPEPYTSVDLILIGSRVDFTMTKKLFLTSFLQYNTQAENFNINTRLQWRFKPVSDLFIVYTDNYATMDNNQNFDLQEKNRALVVKLTYWLNL; translated from the coding sequence TTGATCCAAAAGCTACTTACCATTATTTTCATGGCCTGTATCGTCCTGCCCTCTTTCGGGCAGGACTTGGTCTACCGTATACAAAAAACCGACGTCACCATCAGTGTGGACGGTGTACTCAACGAACCTGTGTGGCAGTCGACTGATATAGCACAGGGGTTCAACCAGTATTTTCCAAACGACAGTTCAACGGCTAATTCCCAAACAGAAGTCCGACTGGCCTACGACGATCAGTTTTTATACTTTTCTGCCAAGATGTATAACCAGTCCGACAATCGAAAGTATGTGGTACCCTCTCTTAGAAGAGACTTTGAAGGAGATGCCATCGATGGTATTTCACTTATTTTTGACACTTTTCAAGACAATACCAATGCTTTTCAATTTGGCGTCAACTCCTACGGAGTACAACGTGAGGGGCTCATAGCGGGAGGTTTTGGAGACACCTCATGGTCGTGGGACAACAAGTGGTATGCTGAAGCCAAGCAATACTCTGGCTACTGGGTAGCAGAAGGTGCTATTCCATTCAAGTCGATTCGATTCAAAGAAGGCAAAGACCAATGGAATATTAATTTTTACAGACTCGATAGCGAAGCAGGCGAACAATCCACTTGGCAAAAAATACCTCGAAACTACGACATCAACTCACTGGCCTTCATGGGTATCTTACAATGGGATCAGCCTTTGGAAAAGCCTGGCTCTAATATCTCAATCATCCCCTATACTGCTACTGAAATAAGTAGAGACTATCAAAACAGCCAACAAAATGGCTCCATATCCAAAGTCAACTTTGGGGGAGATGCCAAAATAGCCATTGGCTCAGGGCTAAATTTGGATCTTACAGTAAATCCCGACTTCTCCCAAGTGGAAGTAGATCAACAAGTAACTAATCTGGATCGCTTCGAGCTATTCTTTCCTGAAAAACGGCAGTTTTTCTTAGAAAATGCCGATCTATTTGCCAACTTCGGGCACCCCTATTATGCCCGAACCTTTTTCTCCCGAAGAATAGGTATCGTCAACGATACGATCAATGACCTAATTCGCCCCAACAAAATCTTATACGGCGCTCGCCTCAGCGGCAAACTAGACAATAATTGGAGAGTGGGGCTACTCAATATGCAAACCGAAGCCATAGAAGACATCAATCTACCAGGATTCAACTACTCAGTAGCTGCCCTGCAGCGCAAAGTATTTGCCAGGTCTAATATAGGTGCCATCTTTGTAAACAAACAGAGTTTTGATGCCCCCAACGACAACCCAGATTTTGCCCCTGACCACTACAATCGAGTACTCGGATTCGATTACAATTTGGCCTCAGCCGATAACAAATGGGTTGGAAAAACCATGTATCAACAATCTTGGGATAGCGACAGTGTAGATGGAGGCGATTATGCTCATTCTTTTTGGCTGGCTTATCAGGGTAGAAAATGGCGAGTAGAATGGGCACACACAGCTGTAGGCGAAAACTTTAATGCCGAAGTAGGATTTGTACCTCGTAATGGTCTCTTTAGGATAGAAAACATAGCTGCCCGCAACTTTTACCCCACCCGTGGTGCGATCAACTTTCATCAGACACAGGTAGTCATGGAAACCCTCTGGGGTGACACTGAACCTACGAGGCAAAGGGTAAAATCTGATCAAATGATAAGACTCGATGAGTATTTTCAATTTCAAAACACCTCGCAGCTCAATGCTTCTCTTCGCAGGCAATACACCTATCTACTAGACCCCTTCGATCCGACCAATACAGATGGCCAAGAGCTATCCAAAGACAGCCAATACACCTACCACTACCTCTGGATGCAATACGACTCAGACCTTAGAAAGAAATTGACCTATAGTGTAGTAGGTCAATTGGGCGAATACTTCAATGGCTATAGGTATAGACTTGGTGGTGATCTTAGCTACCGCATTCAGCCTTTTGCAGCCTTTAACATCAACATCAACTACAACAAACTCAATATGCCCGAACCCTATACCAGTGTCGATCTAATTTTGATTGGATCAAGGGTTGATTTTACAATGACAAAAAAACTCTTTCTTACCTCTTTTTTACAATACAATACACAAGCAGAAAATTTCAACATCAACACCCGGCTCCAATGGAGATTTAAACCTGTATCTGACCTATTTATTGTCTATACCGACAACTACGCCACTATGGATAACAATCAAAATTTTGACTTACAAGAAAAGAATCGAGCACTCGTAGTGAAACTCACATATTGGCTAAATCTATAA
- a CDS encoding OmpA family protein, protein MMKYLLIVIVVLCVFPNLVAQDSNKKLSKKQLIEQADYYFFKENFPKALELYKQILENYPKNHYVQYHSFVANQLSKGRGSDMSSLIEYEKNEGVTDKFYNYWLGRIHYGRYEFELAEKHFKAFLDMDVYRTNEIKKESEDLLERTKKTRAFYADLNDFEIEPLPQPINSAYDDLSPAFYANHDELLFVSARPNGIEKGQYQIFHSIKSNEQFSQPKPLPNLGIFDQNNSKIEVVNNDGRLFMYKNDNGGDLYFSEPLSSGWSNPQEFDSKLRDHLVESHFFINDDETIIYFSAKDNNGKLDLFQSTFNPANDTWSDPLPLPGLANSAYNEDAPFLSHDNKTLYFSSDRLESVGGYDVFKSEIDPVTGLWSKPENMGFPINSIDDEINFQLNEDNISGFFSSNRLHGYGDYDIYFFHKQGKVLATGKVYNQQTNEPLANALVSFHPLKYQDESFDIVTDNFGNYEREIFEEEDFIAVVSLGSQRLHSTQIRSTHDEHHKTFEKDFYVVVPEHIDLDTDFASIYKGASSSSKSYDKLEMMGSKFRSGDKAILNNIYFDLHSTTYQQESIPTLEKIAALMKDNPNLNVEIGGHTCNIGSHEANLSVSEARAESVKKYLITRGISSKRLTTKGYGETQPLASNDDEEGGRELNRRIELRVLQ, encoded by the coding sequence ATGATGAAGTATTTATTAATAGTAATAGTGGTATTATGTGTGTTTCCCAACCTGGTGGCACAAGATTCAAACAAGAAGCTTAGCAAAAAGCAGCTCATAGAGCAGGCAGACTATTATTTCTTCAAAGAAAATTTTCCTAAGGCACTTGAGCTATACAAGCAAATATTAGAAAACTATCCTAAAAACCATTATGTGCAATATCACTCCTTTGTGGCCAACCAGCTATCAAAGGGACGTGGGTCTGACATGTCTTCTCTGATAGAGTACGAGAAAAATGAGGGCGTTACGGACAAGTTTTACAATTATTGGCTTGGTAGAATACACTATGGCAGATACGAATTCGAGTTGGCAGAAAAGCATTTCAAAGCTTTCTTAGACATGGATGTGTACCGAACTAACGAAATCAAAAAAGAATCTGAGGATTTGCTAGAACGCACCAAGAAAACACGAGCATTTTACGCCGATCTAAATGATTTTGAAATAGAGCCACTACCCCAGCCCATCAATTCTGCCTACGACGACTTGTCTCCGGCCTTTTATGCCAACCATGACGAACTACTTTTTGTATCCGCCAGACCAAACGGCATAGAAAAAGGTCAGTATCAAATTTTTCATAGCATAAAATCCAACGAGCAATTTAGCCAACCCAAGCCCTTGCCTAATCTGGGAATCTTTGATCAAAACAATTCCAAAATAGAAGTAGTCAACAATGATGGTCGTTTATTTATGTACAAAAACGACAATGGCGGTGATTTATATTTTTCGGAGCCCTTATCCTCAGGGTGGAGCAATCCTCAAGAATTCGACTCTAAATTGAGAGATCACTTGGTTGAATCTCATTTTTTCATCAACGATGACGAAACGATCATCTATTTTTCTGCCAAGGACAACAATGGCAAATTGGATCTCTTTCAATCCACCTTCAATCCTGCAAATGACACTTGGTCTGATCCGCTGCCTTTACCTGGCCTGGCCAACTCTGCTTACAACGAAGATGCACCTTTCCTTTCGCACGATAACAAGACGTTATATTTCAGTTCTGACAGGCTTGAATCTGTCGGCGGTTATGATGTATTCAAATCAGAGATAGACCCTGTGACAGGACTCTGGAGCAAGCCAGAAAACATGGGATTTCCTATCAATTCTATCGACGATGAAATCAACTTCCAACTCAACGAAGACAATATTTCAGGCTTCTTTAGCTCCAACAGGCTTCATGGGTATGGCGACTACGACATCTACTTTTTTCATAAACAAGGTAAAGTATTAGCAACAGGCAAAGTCTACAATCAACAAACGAACGAACCCTTGGCGAATGCCTTGGTTTCCTTTCATCCACTAAAGTATCAAGATGAATCATTTGATATAGTTACCGACAACTTTGGCAACTATGAACGAGAGATTTTTGAAGAAGAGGATTTTATAGCTGTAGTCAGCTTAGGCTCACAGCGCCTACACAGCACACAAATCAGGTCCACGCACGACGAGCATCATAAGACATTCGAAAAGGACTTTTATGTGGTCGTACCAGAGCATATTGATCTTGACACAGATTTTGCTTCCATATACAAAGGAGCCAGCTCATCGAGCAAGTCGTACGATAAGCTAGAAATGATGGGCAGCAAATTCAGGTCTGGTGATAAAGCCATTCTTAACAATATTTACTTTGACCTACACTCCACTACCTATCAGCAAGAATCTATCCCTACCCTAGAAAAGATAGCTGCATTGATGAAAGACAATCCAAACCTAAATGTAGAAATAGGTGGCCATACCTGCAATATAGGCTCACATGAAGCTAATTTGAGTGTATCAGAAGCCAGAGCCGAAAGTGTAAAAAAATACCTCATCACACGTGGTATCTCTTCAAAACGTCTCACCACTAAAGGATATGGAGAAACTCAGCCCCTCGCCTCCAATGACGATGAAGAAGGTGGCAGAGAACTCAATCGACGCATCGAGCTGCGCGTATTGCAGTAA